One stretch of Streptomyces zhihengii DNA includes these proteins:
- a CDS encoding DUF4365 domain-containing protein produces the protein MALAQPEPGGLLPQRSVPLRGALATTACMETLQVGYLHAVAAAAGCSLSQPFPDNGIDWHVSHGSPAHTVDDEVTIKVQLKCTYQLPPHPRGPAFSFTLDNDHLVKLARTPVSVHKILVVMIVPRSRDEWLRAGHDRLDLRHCCYWTNLAGHPVTGRRRTTVRIPTARIFDDRALCEIMTRVGAGGRP, from the coding sequence ATGGCGCTCGCCCAGCCCGAACCGGGCGGGCTGCTGCCCCAGCGGAGCGTTCCGCTGCGGGGCGCACTCGCCACCACCGCCTGCATGGAGACCCTCCAGGTGGGCTATCTGCACGCGGTCGCCGCCGCGGCCGGCTGCTCGCTCTCCCAGCCGTTCCCGGACAACGGCATCGACTGGCACGTCAGCCACGGATCGCCCGCCCACACGGTCGACGACGAGGTGACCATCAAGGTGCAGCTCAAGTGCACCTACCAACTGCCGCCGCACCCGCGGGGACCGGCGTTCTCCTTCACCCTGGACAACGACCACCTGGTGAAGCTGGCCCGCACACCGGTCTCCGTCCACAAGATCCTGGTCGTCATGATCGTCCCGCGGAGCCGGGACGAATGGCTCCGCGCCGGGCACGACCGGCTCGACCTGCGGCACTGCTGCTACTGGACCAATCTGGCAGGCCACCCGGTGACGGGCAGACGCCGGACGACCGTACGCATCCCGACCGCGCGGATCTTCGACGACCGGGCGCTCTGCGAGATCATGACGCGCGTCGGGGCGGGAGGGAGACCCTGA
- the thrS gene encoding threonine--tRNA ligase: MSDVRVIIQRDSEREERVVTTGTTAAELFPGERTVVAARVGGELKDLAHEVRDGDEVEPVEISSEDGLNILRHSTAHVMAQAVQELFPEAKLGIGPPVKDGFYYDFDVEKPFTPEDLKAVEKKMQEIQKRGQRFSRRVVSDDAAREELADEPYKLELIGLKGAASHDDGADVEVGAGELTIYDNLDAKTGDLCWKDLCRGPHLPTTRAIPAFKLMRNAAAYWRGSEKNPMLQRIYGTAWPSKDELKAHLDFLAEAEKRDHRKLGNELDLFSVPDEIGSGLAVFHPKGGIIRRVMEDYSRTRHEEEGYEFVYTPHATKGALFEKSGHLDWYAEGMYPPMQLDQGVDYYLKPMNCPMHNLIFDARGRSYRELPLRLFEFGTVYRYEKSGVVHGLTRARGFTQDDAHIYCTREQMADELDRTLTFVLNLLRDYGLNDFYLELSTKDPEKFVGSDEAWEEATAVLQQVAEKQGLELVADPGGAAFYGPKISVQARDAIGRTWQMSTVQLDFNLPERFDLEYTGPDGSKQRPVMIHRALFGSIERFFAVLLEHYAGAMPPWLAPVQAVGIPIGDAHVEYLQAFAADAKKKGLRVEVDASSDRMQKKIRNQQKQKVPFMVIVGDDDMNAGTVSFRYRDGSQENGIPREEALAKLADVVERRVQV, encoded by the coding sequence GTGTCAGACGTCCGTGTGATCATCCAACGCGATTCCGAGCGGGAAGAGCGCGTGGTGACGACGGGCACGACGGCCGCCGAGCTCTTCCCCGGTGAGCGCACCGTCGTCGCCGCCCGCGTCGGGGGCGAGCTGAAGGACCTCGCCCACGAGGTCCGCGACGGCGATGAGGTCGAGCCCGTCGAGATCTCCTCCGAGGACGGCCTGAACATCCTGCGCCACTCCACCGCGCACGTCATGGCCCAGGCCGTGCAGGAGCTCTTCCCCGAGGCCAAGCTCGGCATCGGCCCGCCGGTCAAGGACGGCTTCTACTACGACTTCGACGTCGAGAAGCCGTTCACCCCCGAGGACCTCAAGGCCGTCGAGAAGAAGATGCAGGAGATCCAGAAGCGCGGCCAGCGCTTCTCGCGCCGTGTCGTCAGCGACGACGCCGCCCGCGAGGAGCTCGCCGACGAGCCGTACAAGCTGGAGCTCATCGGCCTCAAGGGCGCCGCCTCCCACGACGACGGCGCGGACGTCGAGGTCGGCGCCGGCGAGCTGACGATCTACGACAACCTCGACGCCAAGACCGGCGACCTGTGCTGGAAGGACCTCTGCCGCGGTCCCCACCTGCCCACCACCCGCGCCATCCCCGCGTTCAAGCTGATGCGCAACGCCGCCGCGTACTGGCGCGGCAGCGAGAAGAACCCGATGCTCCAGCGGATCTACGGCACCGCCTGGCCCTCGAAGGACGAGCTGAAGGCCCACCTGGACTTCCTCGCCGAGGCCGAGAAGCGCGACCACCGCAAGCTCGGCAACGAGCTGGACCTCTTCTCCGTCCCCGACGAGATCGGCTCCGGCCTCGCCGTCTTCCACCCCAAGGGCGGCATCATCCGCCGGGTCATGGAGGACTACTCGCGCACCCGGCACGAGGAGGAGGGCTACGAGTTCGTCTACACGCCCCACGCGACCAAGGGCGCGCTCTTCGAGAAGTCGGGCCACCTCGACTGGTACGCCGAGGGCATGTACCCGCCCATGCAGCTCGACCAGGGCGTGGACTACTACCTCAAGCCCATGAACTGCCCGATGCACAACCTGATCTTCGACGCGCGCGGCCGCTCCTACCGCGAACTGCCGCTGCGCCTCTTCGAGTTCGGGACGGTGTACCGGTACGAGAAGTCCGGCGTGGTGCACGGCCTCACCCGCGCCCGCGGCTTCACCCAGGACGACGCGCACATCTACTGCACCCGCGAGCAGATGGCCGACGAGCTCGACCGCACGCTCACCTTCGTGCTCAACCTGCTGCGCGACTACGGTCTGAACGACTTCTACCTGGAGCTGTCCACCAAGGACCCGGAGAAGTTCGTCGGCTCGGACGAGGCGTGGGAGGAGGCCACCGCCGTCCTCCAGCAGGTCGCCGAGAAGCAGGGACTGGAACTCGTCGCGGACCCGGGCGGCGCCGCCTTCTACGGTCCGAAGATCTCCGTGCAGGCGCGGGACGCCATCGGCCGCACCTGGCAGATGTCCACCGTGCAGCTCGACTTCAACCTGCCGGAGCGCTTCGACCTGGAGTACACCGGCCCCGACGGGAGCAAGCAGCGCCCGGTCATGATCCACCGCGCGCTGTTCGGCTCGATCGAGCGGTTCTTCGCGGTGCTGCTGGAGCACTACGCGGGCGCGATGCCGCCGTGGCTGGCGCCCGTCCAGGCGGTCGGCATCCCGATCGGCGACGCGCACGTCGAGTACCTCCAGGCCTTCGCGGCGGACGCGAAGAAGAAGGGCCTGCGGGTCGAGGTCGACGCCTCCTCGGACCGGATGCAGAAGAAGATCCGCAACCAGCAGAAGCAGAAGGTGCCCTTCATGGTCATCGTCGGCGACGACGACATGAACGCGGGCACGGTCTCCTTCCGCTACCGCGACGGCTCCCAGGAGAACGGCATCCCGCGCGAGGAGGCCCTGGCCAAGCTCGCCGACGTGGTGGAGCGCCGCGTCCAGGTGTGA
- a CDS encoding HIT family protein — translation MLARMTTEPEQQIGVGTPDAFQRLWTPHRMAYIQGENKPTGPEAGDGCPFCSIPSKSDEDGLIVARGESVYAVLNLYPYNGGHLMVVPYRHVADYTELDDAETAELARLTKQAMVALRVASGAHGFNIGLNQGSAAGAGIAAHLHQHIVPRWGGDTNFMPVIGATKVLPQLLGDTRRMLSDAWPR, via the coding sequence ATGCTGGCACGCATGACGACTGAGCCGGAGCAGCAGATCGGAGTCGGGACGCCTGACGCGTTCCAGCGCCTGTGGACGCCCCACCGGATGGCGTACATCCAGGGTGAGAACAAGCCGACCGGCCCGGAGGCCGGCGACGGCTGTCCGTTCTGCTCGATCCCGTCGAAGTCGGACGAGGACGGCCTGATCGTCGCCCGCGGCGAGAGCGTCTACGCGGTGCTCAACCTGTACCCGTACAACGGCGGCCACCTCATGGTCGTCCCCTACCGGCACGTCGCCGACTACACCGAGCTGGACGACGCCGAGACGGCCGAGCTGGCCCGGCTGACCAAGCAGGCCATGGTGGCGCTGCGGGTGGCGTCCGGGGCGCACGGCTTCAACATCGGGCTGAACCAGGGCAGTGCGGCGGGCGCGGGCATCGCCGCGCACCTGCATCAGCACATCGTGCCCAGATGGGGCGGGGACACCAACTTCATGCCGGTGATCGGCGCCACCAAGGTGCTGCCCCAGCTCCTCGGCGACACCCGCCGGATGCTGTCCGACGCCTGGCCCCGCTGA
- a CDS encoding elongation factor G-like protein EF-G2, producing MGATSRTHPGAAGRAVTADHPASVRNVVLVGHSGSGKTTLVEALALTAGAVTRAGRVEDGATVSDHDEIEHRQQRSVQLSLVPLGWGGCKINLLDTPGYADFVGELRAGLRAADAALFVVSAAQEADAVDGATRAVWEECAAVGMPRAIVVTHLETARTGFDELTAVCGRIFGGDDPDAVLPLYLPRHGAPHADGHSPVTGLTGLLSRKVFDYATGERTERDPDPEEAALIDGARNRLIEGIIAESEDETLMDRYLGGEEIDLTTLVGDLEKAVARGTFHPVLAAAPAGGDARQGLGTVELLELITGGFPTPLEHPAPAVTTPDGEARPAVACDPAGPLVAEVVKTASDPYVGRISLVRVFSGTLRPDETVHVSGHGLADRGHEDHDVDEKVGALTAPFGKQQRPLPHAVAGDLACVAKLSRAETGDTLSARDEPLLMEPWRMPDPLLPLAIEAHSKADEDKLSQGLARLAAEDPTMRLEQNQDTRQVVLWCMGEAHADVALERLRNRYGVQVDVVPHRVPLRETFGANAAGRGRHVKQSGGHGQYAICEIDVEPLPAGSGIEFVDKVVGGAVPRQFIPSVEKGVRAQAARGVVAGYPLVDVRVTLRDGKAHSVDSSDAAFQTAGALALREAASQTRIHLLEPVAEVEVLVADEYVGTVMSDLSGRRGRVVGTEQTGDSRTVVRAEVPEIEIGRYAVDLRSLSHGTGRFSRAYARHEPMPQQVADRMRAEVGAGAR from the coding sequence ATGGGCGCCACATCACGCACACACCCCGGAGCCGCCGGCAGAGCGGTAACGGCCGACCACCCCGCGTCCGTACGGAACGTGGTGCTGGTCGGCCACAGCGGATCGGGCAAGACCACGCTCGTCGAGGCCCTGGCCCTCACCGCGGGGGCGGTGACCCGGGCCGGCCGCGTCGAGGACGGCGCGACCGTCTCCGACCACGACGAGATCGAGCACCGCCAGCAGCGCTCCGTACAGCTCTCCCTCGTGCCGCTCGGCTGGGGCGGGTGCAAGATCAACCTGCTGGACACCCCCGGGTACGCCGACTTCGTCGGCGAACTGCGGGCCGGTCTGCGCGCGGCGGACGCGGCCCTCTTCGTGGTCTCCGCCGCCCAGGAGGCGGACGCCGTCGACGGCGCCACCCGCGCGGTGTGGGAGGAGTGCGCGGCGGTCGGCATGCCGCGCGCGATCGTCGTCACCCACCTGGAGACCGCGCGCACCGGCTTCGACGAGCTCACCGCCGTGTGCGGCCGGATCTTCGGCGGCGACGACCCGGACGCCGTGCTGCCGCTCTACCTGCCCCGCCACGGCGCCCCGCACGCCGACGGGCACAGCCCGGTGACCGGCCTCACCGGACTGCTCAGCCGCAAGGTCTTCGACTACGCGACCGGCGAGCGCACCGAACGGGACCCGGACCCGGAGGAGGCCGCGCTCATCGACGGGGCCCGCAACCGGCTGATCGAGGGGATCATCGCGGAGAGCGAGGACGAGACCCTCATGGACCGCTACCTCGGCGGCGAGGAGATCGACCTCACCACGCTCGTCGGCGACCTGGAGAAGGCCGTGGCCCGCGGGACCTTCCACCCCGTGCTGGCCGCCGCCCCGGCCGGCGGCGACGCCCGCCAGGGACTCGGCACCGTCGAGCTGCTGGAACTGATCACCGGCGGCTTCCCCACCCCGCTGGAGCACCCCGCCCCCGCCGTGACCACCCCCGACGGCGAGGCCCGGCCCGCCGTCGCCTGCGACCCCGCGGGGCCGCTGGTGGCCGAGGTCGTCAAGACCGCCTCGGACCCGTACGTCGGCCGGATCTCGCTGGTGCGGGTGTTCTCCGGGACGCTGCGCCCCGACGAGACCGTCCATGTCTCGGGGCACGGCCTCGCCGACCGCGGGCACGAGGACCACGACGTCGACGAGAAGGTCGGCGCGCTCACCGCGCCGTTCGGCAAACAGCAGCGGCCCCTCCCCCACGCCGTCGCCGGCGACCTCGCCTGTGTCGCGAAGCTGTCCCGCGCGGAGACCGGGGACACCCTGTCTGCCAGGGACGAACCGCTGCTGATGGAGCCGTGGCGGATGCCGGACCCCCTGCTGCCGCTCGCCATCGAGGCCCACAGCAAGGCCGACGAGGACAAGCTCTCCCAGGGGCTCGCACGGCTCGCCGCCGAGGACCCGACCATGCGCCTCGAACAGAACCAGGACACCCGCCAGGTGGTGCTCTGGTGCATGGGCGAGGCCCACGCCGACGTCGCCCTGGAACGGCTGCGCAACCGCTACGGCGTGCAGGTCGACGTCGTCCCGCACCGGGTCCCGCTCCGGGAGACCTTCGGCGCGAACGCCGCGGGCCGCGGGCGGCACGTGAAGCAGTCCGGCGGCCACGGGCAGTACGCGATCTGCGAGATCGACGTGGAGCCGCTGCCCGCCGGTTCGGGGATCGAGTTCGTCGACAAGGTCGTCGGAGGGGCGGTTCCGCGCCAGTTCATCCCCTCGGTCGAGAAGGGCGTACGGGCGCAGGCAGCGCGCGGGGTCGTCGCCGGATATCCGCTGGTCGACGTGCGGGTCACCCTGCGCGACGGCAAGGCGCACTCGGTCGACTCCTCGGACGCCGCCTTCCAGACCGCGGGGGCCCTCGCGCTGCGCGAGGCGGCGTCCCAGACGCGGATCCACCTGCTGGAGCCGGTGGCCGAGGTCGAGGTCCTGGTGGCGGACGAGTACGTCGGCACGGTGATGAGCGATCTCTCCGGCCGGCGCGGCCGGGTCGTCGGCACCGAACAGACCGGCGACTCCCGCACCGTGGTGCGGGCCGAGGTCCCGGAGATCGAGATCGGCCGGTACGCGGTCGACCTGCGCTCGCTCTCCCACGGCACCGGCCGGTTCAGCCGGGCGTACGCCCGCCACGAACCCATGCCGCAGCAGGTCGCCGACCGGATGCGCGCGGAGGTGGGGGCCGGCGCCCGCTGA
- the pgsA gene encoding phosphatidylinositol phosphate synthase: MLNKYARAFFTRVLTPFAAFLLRRGVSPDAVTLIGTAGVMAGALVFFPRGEFFWGTIVITLFVFSDLVDGNMARQAGVSSRWGAFLDSTLDRVADGAIFGGFALWYAGNGDNDVLCAVSIFCLASGQVVSYTKARGESIGLPVAVNGLIERAERLVISLVAAGLAGLHAFGVPGIDVLLPIALWIVAVGSLVTLGQRVVTVRRESAEAEAAAAAGPDAPGTDTAGARPQGGETP; the protein is encoded by the coding sequence ATGCTGAACAAGTACGCGCGTGCATTCTTCACGCGTGTCCTCACACCGTTCGCCGCGTTTCTGCTCCGCCGCGGGGTGAGCCCCGACGCCGTCACGCTCATCGGCACCGCGGGGGTCATGGCGGGAGCGCTGGTCTTCTTCCCCAGGGGCGAGTTCTTCTGGGGCACGATCGTCATCACGCTGTTCGTGTTCTCCGACCTCGTCGACGGGAACATGGCGCGCCAGGCGGGCGTCTCCAGCCGCTGGGGCGCGTTCCTCGACTCCACGCTGGACCGCGTCGCCGACGGCGCGATCTTCGGCGGCTTCGCGCTCTGGTACGCGGGCAACGGCGACAACGACGTGCTGTGCGCGGTCTCGATCTTCTGCCTCGCCAGCGGACAGGTGGTCTCCTACACCAAGGCGCGCGGCGAGTCGATCGGCCTGCCGGTGGCGGTGAACGGGCTCATCGAGCGCGCCGAGCGGCTGGTGATCTCCCTGGTCGCCGCGGGCCTCGCCGGGCTGCACGCCTTCGGTGTGCCGGGCATCGACGTCCTGCTGCCGATCGCGCTGTGGATCGTCGCGGTGGGCAGCCTGGTGACCCTGGGGCAGCGGGTCGTGACCGTGCGCCGGGAGTCGGCCGAGGCGGAGGCCGCGGCCGCCGCCGGTCCGGACGCCCCGGGCACGGACACCGCGGGGGCGCGGCCGCAGGGAGGCGAGACCCCGTGA
- a CDS encoding phosphatidylinositol mannoside acyltransferase, whose amino-acid sequence MRDRLTDALYGLGWAAVKKLPEPAAARLGRTIADSVWKRRGKGVLRLEANLARVVPDAGPERLAELSKAGMRSYMRYWMESFRLPAWSQERARHSFDPKDVHHLTDGLATGRGVVLALPHLANWDVAGIWVTRALGVPFTTVAERLKPESLYDRFVAYRESLGMEVLPHTGGAAFGTLARRLREGGLVCLVADRDLSASGVEVDFFGATARMPAGPALLAQQTGALLLPVTLWYDETSVMKGRVHPPVEVPESGTRAEKTSSMTQALADAFAGGIAEHPEDWHMLQRLWLADLEERPA is encoded by the coding sequence ATGCGCGACCGTCTCACCGACGCCCTGTACGGCCTCGGCTGGGCCGCGGTGAAGAAGCTCCCCGAGCCCGCCGCCGCCCGCCTCGGCCGCACCATCGCCGACAGCGTCTGGAAGCGGCGCGGCAAGGGCGTGCTCCGGCTGGAGGCCAATCTCGCCCGGGTCGTCCCCGACGCCGGCCCCGAGCGCCTCGCCGAGCTGTCGAAGGCCGGGATGCGCTCCTACATGCGCTACTGGATGGAGTCCTTCCGGCTGCCCGCCTGGAGCCAGGAGCGCGCCCGGCACAGCTTCGACCCCAAGGACGTCCACCACCTCACCGACGGGCTGGCCACCGGCCGGGGGGTCGTCCTCGCCCTGCCCCACCTCGCCAACTGGGACGTCGCCGGGATCTGGGTGACGCGCGCGCTGGGCGTCCCGTTCACCACCGTCGCCGAGCGCCTGAAGCCCGAGAGCCTCTACGACCGCTTCGTCGCCTACCGGGAGAGCCTCGGCATGGAGGTGCTGCCCCACACCGGGGGAGCGGCCTTCGGCACCCTGGCCCGGCGGCTGCGCGAGGGCGGGCTCGTCTGCCTGGTCGCCGACCGCGACCTGTCGGCGTCCGGCGTGGAGGTGGACTTCTTCGGCGCCACCGCCCGGATGCCCGCCGGCCCCGCGCTGCTCGCCCAGCAGACCGGCGCCCTGCTGCTGCCGGTCACCCTCTGGTACGACGAGACCTCGGTGATGAAGGGCCGCGTCCATCCGCCCGTCGAGGTGCCCGAGTCAGGTACGCGGGCCGAGAAGACGTCCTCGATGACGCAGGCCCTCGCCGACGCCTTCGCCGGGGGCATCGCCGAACACCCGGAGGACTGGCACATGCTGCAACGGCTCTGGCTCGCCGATCTCGAGGAGCGCCCCGCGTGA
- a CDS encoding glycosyltransferase family 4 protein — protein sequence MKIGIVCPYSWDVPGGVQFHIRDLADHLIRLGHDVSVLAPADDDTPLPPYVVSAGRAVPVPYNGSVARLNFGFLSAARVRRWLHDGTFDVIHIHEPASPSLGLLSCWAAQGPIVATFHTSNPRSRAMIAAYPILQPALEKISARIAVSEYARRTLVEHLGGDAVVIPNGVDVGFFEKAEPKKEWQGDTIGFIGRIDEPRKGLPVLMKALPAILAECPDTRLLVAGRGDEEEAVASLPREMRSRVEFLGMVSDEDKARLLRSVDVYVAPNTGGESFGIILVEAMSAGAPVLAADLDAFAQVLDQGAAGELFANEDAGALAAAAVRLLRDPARRAELRARGSAHVRRFDWSTVGADILAVYETVTDGAASVAADERTGLRARFGLAARD from the coding sequence GTGAAGATCGGCATCGTCTGCCCGTACTCCTGGGACGTGCCCGGCGGTGTGCAGTTCCACATCAGGGACCTCGCCGACCACCTGATCCGGCTCGGCCACGACGTCTCCGTGCTCGCCCCCGCCGACGACGACACGCCCCTGCCGCCGTACGTCGTCTCCGCGGGCCGCGCGGTGCCGGTGCCGTACAACGGCTCGGTCGCCCGGCTCAACTTCGGCTTCCTGTCCGCGGCCCGGGTGCGGCGCTGGCTGCACGACGGCACGTTCGACGTGATCCACATCCACGAGCCGGCCTCGCCGTCGCTCGGCCTGCTCTCGTGCTGGGCGGCCCAGGGGCCGATCGTCGCCACCTTCCACACGTCCAACCCGCGCTCGCGCGCCATGATCGCCGCCTATCCGATCCTCCAGCCCGCGCTGGAGAAGATCAGCGCCCGCATCGCGGTGAGCGAGTACGCGCGGCGGACGCTGGTCGAGCACCTCGGCGGCGACGCGGTCGTCATCCCGAACGGCGTCGACGTCGGCTTCTTCGAGAAGGCGGAGCCGAAGAAGGAGTGGCAGGGGGACACGATCGGCTTCATCGGCCGCATCGACGAACCCCGCAAGGGCCTGCCGGTGCTCATGAAGGCCCTGCCCGCCATCCTCGCCGAGTGCCCCGACACCCGGCTGCTCGTCGCGGGCCGGGGCGACGAGGAGGAGGCGGTCGCCTCGCTGCCCCGTGAGATGCGCTCGCGCGTCGAGTTCCTCGGGATGGTCAGCGACGAGGACAAGGCGCGGCTGCTGCGCAGCGTCGACGTGTACGTGGCGCCCAACACCGGGGGCGAGAGCTTCGGCATCATCCTGGTCGAGGCGATGTCGGCCGGCGCCCCCGTGCTCGCCGCCGACCTGGACGCCTTCGCGCAGGTGCTGGACCAGGGCGCGGCGGGGGAGCTGTTCGCCAACGAGGACGCCGGCGCGCTGGCCGCCGCCGCGGTGCGGCTGCTGCGCGATCCGGCCCGCCGCGCGGAACTGCGCGCCCGGGGCAGCGCCCATGTGCGCCGCTTCGACTGGTCGACGGTGGGGGCGGACATCCTCGCGGTCTACGAGACCGTGACGGACGGCGCCGCCTCGGTCGCCGCCGACGAACGCACCGGCCTGCGCGCCCGCTTCGGCCTCGCCGCCCGCGACTGA
- the pdxS gene encoding pyridoxal 5'-phosphate synthase lyase subunit PdxS, translating to MSVNPTPQPADAPATGTSRVKRGMAEQLKGGVIMDVVDAEQAKIAEDAGAVAVMALERVPADIRKDGGVARMSDPNMIEEIIGAVSIPVMAKSRIGHFVEAQVLQSLGVDYIDESEVLTPADEVNHSDKWAFTTPFVCGATNLGEALRRIAEGAAMIRSKGEAGTGNVVEAVRHLRQIKNEIARLRGFDNNELYAAAKDLRAPYELVKEVAELGKLPVVLFSAGGVATPADAALMRQLGAEGVFVGSGIFKSGDPAKRAAAIVKATTFYDDPKVIADASRNLGEAMVGINCDTLPEAERYANRGW from the coding sequence GTGTCCGTCAACCCCACCCCGCAGCCCGCCGACGCCCCGGCGACCGGTACCTCCCGCGTCAAGCGCGGCATGGCCGAGCAGCTCAAGGGCGGCGTGATCATGGATGTGGTCGACGCCGAGCAGGCGAAGATCGCCGAGGACGCCGGCGCCGTCGCCGTCATGGCCCTGGAGCGGGTGCCCGCCGACATCCGCAAGGACGGCGGAGTGGCCCGGATGTCCGACCCGAACATGATCGAGGAGATCATCGGCGCGGTCTCCATCCCCGTCATGGCCAAGTCGCGCATCGGCCACTTCGTCGAGGCCCAGGTGCTCCAGTCCCTCGGTGTCGACTACATCGACGAGTCCGAGGTCCTCACCCCGGCCGACGAGGTCAACCACTCCGACAAGTGGGCCTTCACCACCCCCTTCGTCTGCGGCGCCACCAACCTGGGCGAGGCCCTGCGCCGCATCGCCGAGGGCGCGGCCATGATCCGCTCCAAGGGCGAGGCCGGCACCGGCAACGTCGTCGAGGCCGTCCGCCACCTGCGCCAGATCAAGAACGAGATCGCCCGGCTGCGCGGCTTCGACAACAACGAGCTCTACGCCGCCGCCAAGGACCTGCGCGCGCCCTACGAGCTCGTCAAGGAGGTCGCCGAGCTCGGCAAGCTCCCCGTGGTGCTGTTCTCCGCCGGCGGCGTCGCCACTCCCGCGGACGCGGCGCTGATGCGCCAGCTCGGCGCCGAGGGCGTCTTCGTGGGCTCCGGCATCTTCAAGTCCGGCGACCCGGCCAAGCGCGCCGCCGCCATCGTCAAGGCGACCACCTTCTACGACGACCCGAAGGTCATCGCGGACGCCTCCCGCAACCTGGGCGAGGCCATGGTCGGCATCAACTGCGACACCCTCCCCGAGGCCGAGCGCTACGCGAACCGGGGCTGGTGA
- the pdxT gene encoding pyridoxal 5'-phosphate synthase glutaminase subunit PdxT — protein MTSPVIGVLALQGDVREHLIALAAADAVARPVRRPEELAEIDGLVIPGGESTTMSKLATLFGMAEPLRERIAAGLPVYGTCAGLIMLADKILDPRSGQETFGGIDMIVRRNAFGRQNESFEATVEVAGVGPVEGVFIRAPWVESVGAETEVLAEHGGHIVAVRQGAVLATSFHPELTGDHRVHALFVDMVRAGR, from the coding sequence ATGACCTCACCCGTGATCGGCGTCCTGGCGCTCCAGGGCGACGTCCGGGAGCACCTGATCGCCCTGGCCGCGGCGGACGCCGTGGCCAGGCCGGTCCGGCGGCCCGAGGAACTGGCCGAGATCGACGGCCTGGTGATCCCCGGCGGCGAGTCCACGACCATGTCCAAGCTCGCCACCCTCTTCGGCATGGCGGAACCGCTGCGCGAGCGCATCGCCGCCGGCCTGCCCGTCTACGGCACCTGCGCCGGCCTGATCATGCTCGCCGACAAGATCCTCGACCCGCGCTCGGGCCAGGAGACCTTCGGCGGCATCGACATGATCGTGCGGCGCAACGCCTTCGGCCGGCAGAACGAGTCCTTCGAGGCCACCGTCGAGGTGGCCGGCGTCGGTCCCGTGGAGGGCGTCTTCATCCGGGCCCCCTGGGTGGAGTCCGTCGGCGCGGAGACCGAGGTGCTCGCCGAGCACGGCGGCCACATCGTCGCCGTCCGGCAGGGCGCCGTGCTCGCCACCTCGTTCCACCCCGAGCTCACCGGGGACCACCGCGTGCACGCGCTTTTCGTCGACATGGTGCGCGCGGGCAGGTGA
- a CDS encoding YebC/PmpR family DNA-binding transcriptional regulator: MSGHSKWATTKHKKAVIDAKRGKLFAKLIKNIEVAARTGGADIEGNPTLFDAIQKAKKSSVPNKNIDSAVKRGGGLEAGGVDYETIMYEGYGPNGVAVLIECLTDNRNRAASDVRVAMTRNGGSMADPGSVSYLFNRKGVVIVPKGELSEDDVLGAVLDAGAEEVNDIGESFEVLSEATDLVAVRSALQEAGIDYDSAEANFVPTMQVELDEEGARKIFKLIDALEDSDDVQNVFANFDVSDDVMAKVDA, encoded by the coding sequence ATGTCCGGCCACTCTAAATGGGCTACGACGAAGCACAAGAAGGCCGTGATCGACGCCAAGCGCGGCAAGCTCTTCGCGAAGCTGATCAAGAACATCGAGGTGGCGGCGCGCACCGGTGGCGCCGACATCGAAGGAAACCCGACGCTCTTCGACGCCATCCAGAAGGCCAAGAAGAGCTCCGTCCCGAACAAGAACATCGACTCGGCGGTCAAGCGCGGCGGCGGTCTCGAAGCCGGCGGCGTCGACTACGAGACGATCATGTACGAGGGCTACGGGCCCAACGGCGTCGCGGTGCTCATCGAGTGCCTCACCGACAACCGCAACCGTGCCGCGTCCGACGTCCGTGTCGCCATGACGCGCAACGGCGGCTCGATGGCCGACCCCGGTTCGGTGTCCTACCTGTTCAACCGCAAGGGCGTCGTCATCGTCCCCAAGGGTGAACTGTCCGAGGACGACGTCCTCGGCGCCGTCCTCGACGCCGGTGCCGAGGAGGTCAACGACATCGGCGAGTCCTTCGAGGTGCTCAGCGAGGCCACCGACCTGGTCGCGGTCCGCTCCGCCCTCCAGGAGGCCGGCATCGACTACGACTCGGCCGAGGCCAACTTCGTCCCGACCATGCAGGTCGAACTGGACGAGGAGGGCGCGCGCAAGATCTTCAAGCTGATCGACGCGCTGGAGGACAGCGACGACGTGCAGAACGTCTTCGCCAACTTCGACGTCTCGGACGACGTCATGGCGAAGGTCGACGCCTGA